A stretch of the Leptospiraceae bacterium genome encodes the following:
- a CDS encoding DUF3368 domain-containing protein has protein sequence MLLVADSSALIALSVCDALSFLEILFTSVKVPETVYNEVIKKGKKESAKLQIFLENKIEKISIDDYVITDSSIEHGELSAMALYKKIGADKLLLDDKRARKVALVNKINIIGSSGILLRAKRKNLITNVKPYLDKIKTSDIYLSEKLYNDILEIAEEL, from the coding sequence TTGTTATTAGTCGCTGATAGTTCAGCTCTTATTGCGCTTTCCGTTTGTGATGCATTATCTTTTTTGGAAATTCTTTTTACGTCGGTAAAAGTTCCTGAAACTGTTTACAATGAAGTAATAAAAAAGGGAAAGAAAGAATCAGCCAAACTACAAATCTTCCTAGAAAATAAAATTGAGAAAATTTCAATAGACGATTATGTAATCACTGACTCATCAATCGAACACGGTGAGCTTTCTGCGATGGCATTATATAAAAAAATAGGTGCAGATAAACTTTTATTAGATGACAAGCGAGCTAGAAAAGTTGCCCTTGTTAATAAGATTAACATCATTGGAAGCTCGGGAATACTTTTAAGAGCAAAAAGAAAGAATTTAATTACAAATGTAAAACCATATTTGGACAAAATAAAGACTTCTGACATATACCTAAGTGAAAAGCTGTATAATGACATTCT
- a CDS encoding UPF0175 family protein: MNIAIELPDSYAILQDLNSIQKELLLFYALMLFKQGRVSLSKAATISNLDIYDFMKECKKNLIPVIEISKEELLQELEGF; encoded by the coding sequence ATGAATATAGCCATCGAACTTCCGGACTCCTATGCAATATTGCAAGATTTGAATTCCATTCAAAAAGAGTTATTGTTATTTTATGCATTAATGCTTTTTAAACAAGGGAGAGTATCTCTTTCTAAAGCGGCAACTATTTCAAATTTGGATATATACGATTTCATGAAAGAGTGCAAAAAAAATCTCATACCAGTTATAGAAATATCTAAAGAAGAGCTACTACAAGAATTGGAAGGATTTTAA
- a CDS encoding ImmA/IrrE family metallo-endopeptidase, which yields MDRKIKKEINKLLNTISYAGGVVDLDAIAKHLGIRVYKDNLPDNVSGVLDCRKAMSPIVLINSTHHTNRQRFSLAHEIGHFVMHQITGVHMDTKVFLRQDTPNPLHSRMEREANKFAAELTMPELQVKESWNQISSDFLDDNPVAALANQFQVSEGALMIRLKEIKGLNKIW from the coding sequence ATGGACAGAAAAATAAAAAAAGAAATTAACAAACTATTAAATACCATTTCCTATGCTGGCGGAGTCGTTGACTTAGATGCAATTGCCAAGCATCTGGGAATTCGAGTGTATAAAGACAATCTACCGGACAATGTTTCCGGTGTTTTAGATTGCAGAAAAGCCATGTCGCCTATCGTATTAATCAATTCTACACACCATACCAACCGTCAGAGATTTTCTCTTGCTCACGAAATCGGTCATTTCGTTATGCATCAAATCACTGGCGTTCACATGGACACAAAAGTATTTCTCAGACAGGATACTCCCAATCCTCTCCATTCTAGAATGGAAAGAGAAGCAAACAAATTTGCCGCCGAGCTTACCATGCCCGAATTGCAAGTCAAAGAATCCTGGAATCAAATTTCTTCCGATTTCCTAGACGATAATCCCGTTGCCGCATTAGCTAACCAATTCCAGGTAAGCGAAGGTGCCCTAATGATTCGCCTAAAAGAAATCAAAGGCTTAAATAAAATCTGGTAA
- a CDS encoding haloacid dehalogenase-like hydrolase, which yields METKNYDKRKIAVFDGDGTVVGQAPHYMADECLYEVAKANPQKKADVIQKMTKLSNVSMEYVQLRVKFFEGDTVEYLRELGAKCYHTHYAGKVFKPMVGLIGALKENGFEVWIITASPEALYQKFLSEELHIPITNIVGVKSVVHEGKITSTMIEPIPQDHGKKEAIETFVQERPLLVGGNSRGDKEMIEYSGNLKLIINPDEYVAEDQTESIAEYARKNNWVIAKIKDVPPATFPYISSIVYKMKKNKTNE from the coding sequence TTGGAAACTAAAAATTACGATAAAAGAAAAATCGCAGTCTTTGATGGAGATGGAACTGTAGTCGGTCAGGCTCCACATTATATGGCGGATGAATGTCTCTACGAAGTAGCAAAAGCAAATCCACAAAAAAAAGCCGATGTGATTCAAAAGATGACAAAGCTTTCCAATGTTTCGATGGAATATGTGCAACTTCGAGTGAAATTCTTTGAAGGGGATACGGTGGAGTATCTGCGTGAGCTTGGGGCTAAATGCTATCATACGCACTATGCAGGAAAAGTGTTTAAACCTATGGTAGGTCTCATTGGGGCTTTAAAGGAAAATGGATTTGAAGTGTGGATAATCACTGCTAGCCCGGAAGCACTCTATCAAAAATTCTTAAGTGAAGAACTGCATATCCCAATTACAAATATTGTGGGAGTAAAGTCAGTTGTCCACGAAGGAAAAATTACAAGCACAATGATTGAGCCAATTCCGCAAGATCATGGAAAAAAAGAAGCGATTGAAACTTTCGTGCAGGAAAGACCTCTCCTTGTAGGCGGAAATAGTCGCGGCGACAAAGAAATGATTGAATACAGCGGCAATTTAAAGTTAATCATCAATCCAGATGAATATGTAGCCGAAGATCAAACAGAAAGTATTGCCGAGTATGCGCGTAAGAACAATTGGGTGATAGCTAAAATCAAAGATGTTCCACCGGCGACATTTCCCTATATTTCGTCTATCGTATACAAAATGAAAAAAAATAAAACTAACGAGTAA
- a CDS encoding helix-turn-helix transcriptional regulator, whose product MVDQPMNANDLYLEIGKRITNARLSLGWSQEEAASKLEVTRVTWNHMEKGNQKIAIDRLLAVAELLKIPPGRLVPGLLPDEVTERVKDENFSEEETDTIYKTLDKYQTE is encoded by the coding sequence ATGGTAGATCAGCCTATGAATGCAAATGATCTCTATTTAGAAATTGGGAAGAGGATTACCAATGCACGTCTTTCCCTTGGTTGGTCGCAAGAAGAAGCGGCTAGCAAGTTAGAAGTCACCCGTGTTACTTGGAATCATATGGAAAAAGGAAACCAAAAGATCGCCATCGATAGGCTTTTGGCAGTGGCAGAACTATTAAAAATTCCACCCGGTAGACTCGTTCCGGGGCTTTTGCCAGACGAGGTGACAGAGCGAGTAAAAGATGAAAACTTCTCAGAAGAAGAAACAGACACTATATATAAAACATTGGATAAATACCAAACCGAGTAG
- a CDS encoding DEAD/DEAH box helicase, which produces MTKDKTSFAAGQRILVRDAEWLILKTEVNDNGQFTLSCIGTDDLTRGQERIFITQLDNIEVIDPAETKLVADTSRGYEFSKLFLEANLRQMPLTSKEPDLENAGVFDSMKFQEDTVHIALGQLRTRLLLADAVGLGKTIQVGMILSELIRRGKANRILVLAKKSMLLQFQSELWNRFNIPLVRLDSEGIAKLRLKVPANKNPFEIYHRVIISIDTLKNVGKYEHYLKSARWDVVIIDEAHNVAGASLPERHLSYRLARVLSQSCDNIILTTATPHNGKRETFGRLISLLDPSIIPDPTFKEYNVEDIKGFFLMRFKEDVREEAGSLLSNRKVIPLSETTRDSSLEEENVYSLFAKMRSEFKKEFSGQSLLQYGMYKIFLSSPEACKETVDKRLKELSKTETKSSEIEILNQIKKELAKLKIESSSRYRLLVDELKKIGWSGKKESPRVLVFTEYRKTQDNLAEALAKEFKLDYSSEYDKQIAQSIATISGSTPDIHLTKTVEAFSSGASPIRILIATDVASEGVNLHHECNLIIHYDLPWSIITLIQRNGRIDRLGQTKEPVIRYLFVNTKNGILQGDKHIFDRLISKVEEINRLRRSGESILKLYDEKEEERFIAEEGILKGNENIFETKSDQANEGDYLEEMLKLALQASKEEAANTKLPEPSSLITKKVRFYSNQDFLKKAYSFLQEVNTDYPPIETHGKLYEFSLPSELRRRLGMENSVIQGYTSIPEEAFPEGNVFRLTEDKKQVMLAMEGARKTSGYWSKTLYTNETHPVLEWLVERVIMHLDRGVAPVVYSSQFAKGELCYCFIGQVNSKGGTPIVVNPHSVLFHKNGTHELLSLEEAITKTNFLNQANSGKTLNIKAAEPLKASAVKISMDFMKTQKLDWEKSIVKDLRSEDRRLKNWKQKRTEWLDAKIKTLSDKSNEFKKYKNERTRIEEYYENRKKNWENLYFKAEDEPTTKLVLLIVGE; this is translated from the coding sequence TTGACTAAAGACAAAACATCGTTTGCCGCAGGGCAGAGAATTTTAGTTCGAGATGCAGAGTGGTTGATTCTAAAGACAGAGGTAAACGACAATGGTCAATTTACCCTGAGCTGTATTGGAACGGACGATTTGACCCGCGGACAGGAAAGGATTTTTATCACCCAGCTTGACAATATAGAAGTCATTGATCCAGCCGAAACAAAGCTAGTAGCTGACACTTCTCGCGGGTATGAATTTTCCAAACTATTTCTAGAAGCGAATCTGCGGCAAATGCCATTAACCTCTAAAGAGCCCGACTTAGAAAATGCTGGCGTTTTTGATTCTATGAAGTTCCAAGAGGATACTGTTCATATTGCGCTAGGTCAACTTCGCACTCGGCTTTTACTCGCAGATGCTGTGGGTCTTGGAAAGACAATTCAAGTAGGAATGATTCTAAGTGAACTAATCAGGCGCGGTAAGGCGAATCGCATTTTAGTGCTCGCTAAAAAATCTATGCTCTTACAGTTTCAGTCGGAGCTTTGGAATCGGTTTAATATTCCACTTGTCCGACTTGACTCGGAAGGAATTGCAAAGCTTCGTCTCAAAGTTCCTGCCAATAAAAATCCATTTGAGATTTACCACAGAGTCATTATCAGTATTGATACACTTAAAAACGTGGGAAAGTATGAGCATTATTTAAAGAGTGCGCGCTGGGATGTAGTCATCATAGATGAAGCGCATAACGTCGCAGGAGCGAGTCTTCCCGAACGACATTTGAGCTATAGGCTGGCAAGAGTTCTTTCACAGAGTTGCGACAATATCATATTAACCACAGCCACACCGCATAATGGAAAACGGGAAACATTTGGCAGACTGATTTCCCTACTCGACCCTTCTATCATTCCAGACCCTACGTTTAAAGAATACAATGTAGAGGACATCAAAGGATTTTTTCTCATGCGGTTTAAGGAAGATGTGAGAGAAGAAGCAGGAAGCCTACTTTCCAATCGAAAGGTAATTCCCCTTTCTGAGACTACTCGTGATTCGTCGCTAGAAGAAGAAAATGTATATTCTCTCTTTGCAAAGATGCGTAGTGAATTTAAAAAAGAATTTTCCGGTCAAAGTCTTTTGCAGTATGGAATGTATAAAATCTTTTTGTCGAGTCCCGAAGCCTGCAAGGAGACTGTAGACAAAAGGCTAAAAGAGCTTTCTAAGACAGAGACAAAAAGTAGCGAAATAGAAATCTTAAACCAGATCAAAAAAGAATTAGCCAAATTAAAAATCGAATCTTCTAGCAGATACAGGCTACTCGTAGATGAACTAAAAAAAATCGGCTGGTCTGGAAAAAAAGAAAGCCCCCGCGTATTAGTATTCACCGAATACAGAAAAACGCAGGACAATTTAGCAGAAGCACTCGCGAAAGAATTTAAGCTAGACTATAGCAGTGAATACGATAAACAAATAGCGCAGTCGATTGCAACTATCAGCGGCTCTACTCCCGATATTCATTTGACAAAAACAGTAGAAGCATTTTCCTCCGGAGCCTCCCCGATTCGAATCCTAATTGCGACTGACGTTGCGAGTGAAGGTGTAAACTTGCACCATGAGTGTAATCTAATTATCCACTACGATCTACCGTGGTCGATTATTACTCTCATCCAGAGAAATGGTCGTATAGATAGACTCGGTCAAACTAAAGAGCCTGTTATCCGCTATTTGTTTGTGAATACTAAGAATGGAATTTTACAGGGTGACAAACATATCTTTGATAGACTCATTTCTAAAGTAGAAGAAATCAATCGCCTGAGACGAAGTGGAGAGAGCATTCTAAAACTCTATGATGAGAAAGAAGAAGAAAGATTCATCGCAGAGGAAGGAATTTTAAAAGGAAACGAAAACATCTTTGAGACTAAGAGCGATCAGGCGAATGAAGGCGACTACTTAGAAGAAATGCTTAAACTAGCCCTACAGGCAAGTAAAGAAGAAGCGGCTAATACGAAATTACCAGAGCCAAGTAGCCTGATTACAAAAAAAGTCCGGTTTTATTCCAATCAGGATTTTCTAAAGAAAGCCTATTCTTTTTTGCAAGAAGTAAATACAGATTACCCGCCGATAGAGACCCATGGCAAACTCTACGAATTCAGTCTACCCTCTGAGCTTCGTCGTAGACTGGGAATGGAAAACTCGGTGATTCAGGGATATACTTCTATTCCAGAAGAAGCATTTCCAGAAGGAAATGTATTTAGACTCACCGAGGACAAAAAACAAGTGATGCTTGCGATGGAAGGAGCGCGTAAGACAAGCGGCTACTGGTCGAAGACTCTTTACACAAATGAAACTCATCCTGTCTTAGAGTGGCTTGTAGAGCGTGTGATTATGCACCTGGATAGAGGTGTTGCGCCTGTCGTCTATTCGAGCCAATTTGCCAAGGGTGAGCTTTGTTATTGTTTTATCGGTCAGGTCAATTCGAAAGGCGGAACTCCCATAGTTGTCAATCCGCATTCGGTTTTATTTCATAAGAATGGAACGCATGAGCTTTTGAGTTTAGAAGAAGCAATTACAAAGACCAATTTTTTAAATCAGGCTAATAGCGGTAAGACGCTAAACATCAAAGCAGCAGAGCCTCTTAAAGCTTCTGCTGTTAAGATCAGTATGGATTTTATGAAAACCCAAAAGCTAGACTGGGAAAAGTCTATCGTCAAAGACCTTCGCTCTGAAGACAGACGACTTAAAAACTGGAAACAAAAAAGAACCGAATGGCTCGACGCAAAGATTAAGACGTTAAGCGATAAGTCAAACGAATTTAAGAAATATAAAAATGAAAGAACTAGAATCGAAGAATACTACGAGAACCGAAAGAAGAATTGGGAAAATTTATACTTCAAAGCAGAAGACGAGCCTACTACTAAACTTGTATTGCTCATTGTAGGAGAATGA
- a CDS encoding GxxExxY protein: protein MEQEELTEAIIACAYKVHNVLGFGFLEKVYENSLKIELQKQGFEVDQQFPISVFYDETLVGDFFADLLINKSIILELKAVDNIGKPHEVQLVNYLKATNIEIGLLINFGRSVQIKRKYKNPTKKNLTGFQDSQDLQD, encoded by the coding sequence ATGGAGCAAGAAGAATTAACTGAGGCAATAATTGCGTGCGCTTATAAAGTTCATAATGTTTTAGGATTTGGATTTCTAGAAAAGGTATATGAAAATTCACTAAAGATTGAGCTACAAAAACAAGGATTCGAGGTAGATCAACAATTCCCAATATCTGTATTCTATGATGAAACATTAGTAGGAGACTTTTTCGCAGACCTGTTGATAAATAAAAGTATCATTTTAGAATTAAAGGCTGTGGATAATATAGGTAAGCCACACGAAGTTCAATTAGTGAATTATTTAAAAGCAACGAATATAGAAATTGGCTTACTGATCAATTTTGGTAGATCAGTTCAGATTAAAAGAAAATATAAAAATCCTACAAAGAAGAATTTGACAGGATTTCAGGATTCGCAGGATTTACAGGATTGA
- a CDS encoding PD-(D/E)XK nuclease family transposase: MKLLPLTNDFTFKAVFSKHEDVLLDLLNSFPDFEGDNQISSLKVLNPRIEKEVNFPLFKDREKFYWHFQIRDEEEREKCLTEDFSVRIIEIPKFAKDISRLESPLDFWVYLLKEVTNLKGEQMKTLKRKNPKIKKAVVRT; encoded by the coding sequence ATGAAGCTCTTACCTCTTACAAACGATTTTACTTTTAAGGCTGTGTTTTCCAAGCATGAAGATGTATTGCTTGATTTGTTAAATTCCTTTCCTGACTTTGAGGGGGATAATCAAATTAGCTCCTTGAAAGTTTTAAATCCTAGAATTGAAAAGGAAGTAAACTTTCCACTGTTCAAAGACAGAGAAAAATTCTATTGGCATTTTCAGATACGAGATGAGGAAGAGAGGGAAAAATGTTTGACAGAAGATTTTAGTGTTCGCATTATAGAAATACCAAAGTTTGCGAAAGATATTTCCAGGCTAGAAAGCCCTTTAGATTTTTGGGTCTATCTACTCAAAGAGGTCACAAACTTAAAGGGGGAACAAATGAAGACATTAAAGAGAAAGAATCCAAAGATAAAAAAAGCAGTCGTAAGGACTTGA
- a CDS encoding UPF0175 family protein yields the protein MLSVTIELPDSLLLKWDGSKERIRKETQKLLAIKLFEEGFLTTGQSAEMCGMNRIDFISEISRMGIPVVKMDTEEIEEEIASARKL from the coding sequence ATGTTAAGCGTTACCATAGAACTACCGGACTCATTACTCTTAAAATGGGATGGATCAAAAGAAAGAATCCGTAAAGAAACGCAGAAATTACTAGCAATCAAACTTTTCGAAGAAGGATTCTTAACAACAGGACAATCAGCGGAGATGTGTGGAATGAATCGAATAGACTTCATTTCAGAAATCAGTCGAATGGGAATCCCTGTTGTAAAAATGGATACTGAAGAAATAGAAGAAGAAATCGCTAGTGCTAGAAAATTATGA
- a CDS encoding DNA-binding protein, with amino-acid sequence MIIVSNTSPIIAFGKIKKLYLWEKIFERIFIPKFVEKEFTNTKYKKDFALPENLFITEEVESIEPLLKKELDRGEAEAITLAMNKKADWLVIDERKGRNIAKFMEIRNSIS; translated from the coding sequence ATGATTATAGTTTCAAATACTAGTCCTATTATCGCCTTCGGAAAAATAAAAAAACTTTACCTATGGGAGAAAATCTTTGAAAGGATTTTTATTCCAAAGTTTGTAGAGAAAGAATTCACAAATACAAAATATAAAAAAGACTTCGCTCTTCCTGAGAATCTTTTTATAACAGAAGAAGTAGAAAGCATTGAACCTCTTCTAAAAAAGGAACTGGATAGAGGAGAAGCCGAGGCTATTACTCTTGCCATGAATAAAAAAGCAGACTGGTTAGTTATAGATGAAAGAAAAGGCAGGAATATCGCAAAATTTATGGAAATAAGGAATTCAATCTCTTAA
- a CDS encoding DUF4469 domain-containing protein produces the protein MVKFQVVKNKLGTEGKAPYLPRTLLEGSLDIRNVIKALAYGSTATPPDVLAVLENLERVCIENLSQGRSVNLGFCILRPKVKGVFQNPEEAFSEDKHSVEVSIVPSQMFVKRVAIEAKTVRVAQGKILPLVISVENISSGAVDTLSSGDLVAIRGENLKFNKAELNQGVFLEKNGAEIRVSEYSQVTSKLVSFKTPNGIVIGESYRLRVRNLFGSEIRTGEMEQDVKAA, from the coding sequence ATGGTCAAATTCCAAGTCGTTAAAAACAAGCTTGGCACGGAAGGTAAGGCTCCCTACTTACCTAGGACTCTGCTGGAAGGCAGTTTGGATATAAGAAATGTGATAAAAGCATTAGCCTATGGATCAACGGCAACACCACCCGACGTTTTAGCAGTTTTGGAAAACCTCGAGAGAGTTTGCATAGAAAACCTATCACAGGGAAGAAGTGTTAATCTTGGATTTTGCATCCTACGCCCCAAAGTAAAGGGTGTATTTCAAAACCCAGAGGAAGCATTTTCCGAGGACAAACATTCGGTTGAGGTTTCTATTGTGCCGAGCCAGATGTTTGTCAAAAGAGTCGCTATTGAGGCAAAAACGGTAAGAGTGGCACAGGGCAAAATTCTGCCTTTGGTTATTTCTGTCGAAAACATCAGCTCAGGAGCAGTCGATACACTCAGCTCAGGCGATTTAGTTGCGATTCGAGGCGAAAACCTAAAGTTTAATAAGGCGGAATTAAACCAGGGAGTCTTTCTCGAAAAGAATGGCGCGGAGATTCGAGTGAGCGAATACTCCCAAGTAACCAGTAAATTAGTTTCTTTCAAAACACCCAATGGGATTGTAATTGGAGAAAGTTACCGGCTAAGGGTGAGAAACCTCTTCGGCTCAGAAATCAGAACCGGGGAAATGGAACAAGACGTTAAAGCAGCTTAG